Below is a genomic region from Rosa chinensis cultivar Old Blush chromosome 5, RchiOBHm-V2, whole genome shotgun sequence.
TCACACTATACAAAAGAAATTAATCATGTTTTGAAATGTCTATTATTTGTAGAAATGCTTAACTTAGAAATGACTACATTTTAATGGTAATTAAATTGAGGAAAGGCACATACCCCTTGTTCACATGTGGTAAGCCAGTAATCACAAATACCATAAACGTACAATGTTACAATAAGAACTAGATGAATGATGATGATAATAGAAAAAAAGGGTTTACCTTCTCATTTAGCCTCTGATTTTCAGCTGTGAGGAGTCTTTCCTGAAGTCATTGAAAAGATAGGACGCAAGTTAAGTCAAAGCTAGAACAAGCATAACTTCTGTTGAATTCAGTATTACATATAGGCAAGGGCCTCTGTCATGCAATATTGCAACTTAAAAGGCTAATCAAGTATAACAGTGCTGTAATGCCCAACTTTCTGCCTAGTAAGTGCTGTCAAGGTTTTCATTTCTTCTAGTTCCTGCAATTTTCCGGCAAGTATATTGCTACACTAATCAATTTTGGTCCTTAAATTCTGTTTAGCAGTTGATGTGGCAATTTCTTTTACTCAAAAACCTCATTTATTTCTAACAAGTAAGCTGTAAGCTGCTGCCACATATACTAAACACATTTTGGTGAGCCTAAATAAGAGAGCCTACATACACAGAGATTGGGGCATGCAGTCCTGCGAATTTAACAACTACGAAAATAACAGCAAAGTTCACAACAATTAGAACAACAATTAGAACGAAGCAGAACTACGAATTTAACAAGAACtacaaaaataacaataattatAACAACAATTAGAACGAAGCAGAGGGAGAGAGACTGACTTGCTTGATTCGAAAATTGCTTGATTGAGGCTTCAATTTCAGATGCAAGTGAGGCCGAGATGCGTTCTGTGATTGGATGGGTTCTGTGAGAGGGAGATCGAACAGAGGGAGACCGAGCAGAGGAGATAGACCGAGCAGGGAGACCGACCGGAGACCGAGCGGAGGGAGATCGACCGGAGACCGAGCAGAGGGAGATCGACCAGAGGAGAGCGGAGATCGACCAGAGATCGACCGGAGACCGAGCAGAGACCGAGCAGAGGAGATCGACCGGATGGAGATGGGAGATCGACCGATGGAGATGGGAGATCGACCGGAGACCGAGCAAAGGGAGATCGACCGGAGACCGATGGGAGATCGAGCAGGGATTGGATGCGTTCTGTGATGGGTTATTTGAGAGAGATCGGATGGAGGGAGAAGGGAGATCGGATGGGATGCGTTCGAGCAGAGGGAGAAGGGAGATCGAGCAGAGGGGAGAGGGGAGATGGGAGATGGGAGAGAGCAGAGGGAGATGAGAGATGGGATCGAGTGAGAGATGGGATCGAGAGACTGATGGAGGGTGGGTGGCATCGGCTGTAATTGTTTCAGCCAACGGAGGATACAAAACGGGATTTTGgaaaattcattaatgaacagTGTTACCGCTACAGTAACACTCCGAGCTTCTGGCTTTTAAAAGCTGGGGGGAGCCAGCTTCTGCTTTTCGCCATAAGCTGGGGCAGCTTTTTTTAAAGCCTGAAAATAAGCTGGCTTACCAAACGCCAGATGCTCTTGTGCTTTTAATAACACCTCCAGCTGCAACTCCAACATTGCTGAGTTTAGCTCTATCCACATTCAGCTTTACCATACCAATAGGAGAATCCCAGTGTTGCCAATCATAGACTTGTTGGCTTCCACCTAACACAAACTCCAATGAAGCACTTCAAACTACATTCTCTAGGAGAAAACTAGGGAATTCAGAATTCTTCATCAAGTATTTACTTACAGCAAGTAGCTGTAAAAGCAGTACTAACAATCCACACTTCTACAAACGCTTAAGGTTAATCAATAACCAGCAGGAATCAAAATCAAGGAAAAAAGAGGCCAAATTATGATTGGGAGGAGGAACCAATCACTTTGCACTCATTAATCTTGCACTAGAAATTCGATGAAAGAGAGAGATTCGTAGCACTTGTGGAAAATCAAATTACTTCAGAACTGCTTCGAAAGCAATCTGGTATTGTTCATTTGGATGCACCAGCCTCCATTACACACACAGCCATTCACAAATAGTTATATGGTTTGTAGTAAAAAAATGTGTTTACACAAGATTCTAATAGAAACTCATGTCTCCATTGCAGCTTTCATCTActtacacacacatatactaGTTCAATGCCTTCTAAACAAACCCCAAATACAAATTAGGTTGCAGTAGAAATTGAAAATCTTGAACCATATTGAACATCAACTAGTAAAAACATGAGTGCAGTAAAAGTAAATAGCAATTTCACCCCATTTTGGTGTTAACCCTTCCTTGATGATCTGGGCACAGAGAAAACGGAGGCAATCTCAGCACAGCTTCCTCTGTCTCAATTGGGTCCGACCTCAGAATctaccaaacacacaaaaccaatccagaaaatcaaaaccaaaccctaaaaatcaCACCTTTACCATTAACACtaagaaacagagagaaaagattACTGGGTCTTGAAGCACAGGTTTGCTGTCATCTTTGGCCGGAACGAATTGAGGCTTCGTGGGCGTCTTCTCTTTGTTGCTCGGCGCCACTGCAACCCCTGACTCTGAAGCTTTCATTGTATCTGATAATTCTAAACAGTAAAGATGAGGGTTTATATATAAAAGGgtttaattcttcttcttcttcaacaccaATACGACGTCGTTTGGTCGGTTGCAGATCGAACCCGGACGCATTTCGCTTTGCCATGGTTTCCCGCCAAATTGAAGCcctcatccaacggtcaaaaTCAGCGGCtcatcttctccaactccaCTCTCTGGTCCTCAAAACGGGCCTCGATCACAACCCAAAGTTCGTCTCTGACTATATAAACGCGGCCAGCTCGATTTCAATCGGCTTTGCCAAACTAGTGTTTGGTTATGTACCAATGTCTCCTCCGCCGCTGTTTGCTTGGAATTCAATCATCAGGGCCTTTGCGAAGAGCCCAGCACCGATTGAATCGATCAACTTTTTCTTTGAGCTGCGTAGAATTGGGCTTAGACCCGACTACTTTACTTACCCTTTTGTTGTGAAAGCCTGCGGTCGATGTAAGATGGTTGGAGTTGGTGGGTTGGTGCATTGTGTGATTATGAAAGGTGGTTTTGATTCGGATCGGTATATAGGGAATGCCCTTTTCAGAATGTATGCTGATTGCGGTGCGGTTGGGATTGCGAggaaggtgtttgatgaaatgcctgTGAGAGATGTGGTTTCTTGGAGCTCTTTGATTGCCGGATATGTTGCTTGGTATGAACATTTCAAACTTCTGTGGTTTTGTTTCGTGTAGATAGTTTCTGGTATGAGTACTAGTCATTATAATGATAGTTCATTATATATTTGTACAGTTCTTGAGCAATATTTGATGAGTTCTTGTTTGCATTACATACAAGTTTTGGCATCTGATTGATACTGTTAAACTAACTATATACTCGATCTTTTATAACAAGCCCTCTAGCAGAAATTAAGTTAAAGCATGGTACATTGTTATGAATGTTGTTTTTTGTGTTTGCAGCGACTACCCATTGGAAGCCTTAAGGGTGTTTCGAGAGATGAAGCTAGCTAATGAAAAACCAAACTCAGTCACTTTGGTAAGCTTGCTTTCTGCCTGTACCCATTTAAACAATATTGGCACCGGGAAGTCGATTCATTGCTACGTTATCGTCCATCCCATAGAGATAGATGTTGCTCTGGGAACTGCTCTGATTGAGATGTATTCCAAGTGTGGGCATGTTGAGAAAGCCTTCCATATCTTCAATTCAATGAGTGAAAAGAATTTGCAGTCTTGGACTATTATGATTTGTGGTCTTGCCGATCATGGTCGTGGAAACGATGCTATCTTGTTGTTTTCTCGCATGGAACCAGCTGGATTGGTACCAGACAGCATGGCATTTTCTGCTATCTTGTCAGCCTGTAGCCACTTGGGCCTCCTTAATGAGGGTCgacaatttttcaatcagatgGTGAGAACATATAATATTGAACCAACAATGGAACATTATGGATGCTTAGTAGATTTGCTTGGAAGAGCTGGTCTGATTGAAGAAGCTTATGAAGTTATCAAAAATATGCCAATGGAGCCTAATTCAGTAATACTGCGGAGTTTCTTGGGTGCCTGTAGGAACCACAATGTAGTTTTTCCTTTAGATGATAAGTTCAGGAAAGTCCTTAAATCGGAGTCTCACCTTGGAGCAAACTATGTACTCGCAGCTAATGTATCTTCTTTCTCTGGTTGTTGGAGTGATGCTGCTGATCTGCGACTATCCATGAAACAGCAGGGTGTGGTAAAGGTTCCTGGGTGCAGTTGGGTGGAGGTGGGTGGTAGTTCATCTGGAGATATTATAAAAGAGACCGTAAGGTAGTTACGGTTTAAAGAGAAGGGATGAACAAGAAGACAGCCAAGATTGACAAATGAATGTAGAAGAAAGCTGGATAGGGATTACTGTTCAAAAAGGTAACAGATTGTGAAACTGAGAGGGCATCTAAATTTGGCATTGGAAGGTCAGAAGTTCAACGAGTAAGCTGTAAGGATTTGGTGCTGTATCATTGCTTTTTTTAACAATGTATGGGAAGAGCCTGGAATATGTGTGCTTCAGGTTTGACATATTAACTAATTTTTCACCAGATGCCCATGTAAATTTCAGTTAGGAGTACAAATCTACAAGATCTTTTAGCAAATGATTGAGGACGCAAGGCCTGACGAGTGCAAGAAATGAGATTTGGAAATCCAGAAATTTGTTTCCTGTCTTCCATTTAACCATAAATTTTACTTCTAGTTGATTAAGCCCTCCAGATTCTAAACGCTCAATCACTGGCAAAGCTAGTCAGAAGTAATGGAAGGTCACACTAATCTTATTGCAAAAAATTACTGACTGATTCTTCATCAACAAGTGGCCTATATGTCTCCTGTTCAGCACACGGACAAGTATGTTTGTCGTGCCTCACTCAGTGATATTTATTATGGCAGATGACTTGAGTTGAATAATGACCGTGTTTTCTTTGTATATCAGTCCTGATGGCTCTCTGGAACTCTTTCCAGGAATTGTAGGCTATTTTGTGCTACTATGATACCCTGACAGCATCCAAGCTTCTGCAACATTTGCTGGTAATTTTCCCTTTGACTTTTGGTGATTCCAATTCAATGGGCATTGTACTAGTATTTACCTTCTAATATCTTACCAACCTTCCTTGCATGGCCTTCTTTCTAGCTTAATAGATGTCTTTTATTCGATAATCGCTTCTCCTTAGTCTTTTCATTTCCATTTGATGGCTGTCTTTTTTatggaaattgaagtggagAGAATGGTAGATATACTAAAATGATTGCCCTGCTTATAAGTTAGAATATTCATAAAGGTATGGCCAAGTCTGTTTTACTTCCCAAAAAGCAGGATCTTAACCTGCAGAAAAGTAAAGAGAAAACAGGGAAGTTAAGAACTTGGGAGATGAATTATGTTTTCAAAATCGAACTTCAACTTTGATACATTCTGGAGGGTATTTTATCAAATGTTACAATATTCTGCCCGACACAGATTCCACAAATGGGAAGAAAACTCATTTAAATAATTACTTCTTTTATTAATACCAGTCTTCAAAATTTTATTATTGTGGGAGATAGTTCCTTTAATTTAATTCACGTATGAAAATCCTAATACGGATCATGTAGATCTAGTAGATGATGCTACCTAGTAATCAAGTAAGAACAATACTTTGCATATTAGAGTGTATACTCTGGTTCATTCACATACATATGATCTAagtattcttattattttcttttccttttttcttttacaatATTTTTCCGCCATTTCTTAAGGCTGGAAAAAATATCCATTCTAGTTACATCATGAATGAGCTGGGATGTGAGGCCTAATAAGATTTGGAAATCTCAGTAAATGCTTCTTGCTCATTTTTCCCCCAGTTGCAAACTATCATCTATCCACCTGAGAAAATTTCTAGCTATCAATACATTTAGGAAGCTCACAGTACCTCTAGAGCACAAAGTTGCTAATTACTTCATTTCAGGCATGATGGGTTCAGATAAATTGTACATTTTCAAGTTGCCTAACGTGAGCATTCATTTCTGGTGAATGACCAGCATTACATGAATCTGACTGTTCAATTTTGGTACTTTGCTAAATCTAGATTTATTACCATGTGGTAATTTCAAGTTTCAAGCATGTGAAGCATCCCACTGGCTCCCCACCGAGAGTTTCTTGACACTGACACTATTATGCAATACCATATTAATATATCGCTTCAGCATTCAGGGAGGGTTAAATTCATGAGTCTTCTGGTGAGTATCTCAGTCCGAGAAGGGTTACGTTCCAACTAGGTTGGTAATAATTCTCTCTGTTATAAAATGGAGAATGGGACAAAAGTTACAACACTACAGTCAATTTATCCTGCTGACTAGTACCATATATGCCAAGTCCAGAAATTTCTCCAGAAACTTCTCCAGAAACATAAATACAAACAGAGTTAAGGACATATATATGGCCTTCTATTACTTGTAAGTCTTTCCATACACACTCACTCCACACaagcttcactctctctctctacactaAACCACTTCCTCATGGCTTCAGCTTCCAGATCAAGTTCTTTGCTTTTCAATCTCCAAGATAACTGGCTCCTAATTGCTATGACGACACTCATCTGTGTATTTGCAGGTTATGTTGTTTACGATGCTGTAATGGCCGCTATATCTGAGCTGCTGCAACGTTTGCTGGTGATTTCGCCTTTGCTTTTAGTGATTGTCGTTCATTGGCTCTCCACAGGCAGCCAGATCACCATTGGGATTCCAGGGTCTGAGCCTGAAGCTATCCACAGAGCTGGAGGATCACCTTGGGGTGTGGCCTTTGTTTTAGTACTGCTTTTCTTTCTCATATCCTATCAGCCTTCTTTCCTTGGCCTTCTTTTCTAGGTCAATGTCTCTCTGTTCAGAAGGCAAGTATGAATAACATAATGTTGGCTTCTATCTGATAAGCTGAAATATTATGTAATTCCTATTACCATGCTTGTTAAATAGTCAGTAATTTATCTTTCAAGGAGTATGCGGAGTACTTTATAAATAGCAGGAGCTTACCATGAATAGTTACCTTACTTACCTAAGAGCTATTTTGTCAAATTTTAGTTTCAGCTTGATACTTCTTCAGCTAGGGAAACTAGGCAGTAGTAAAACACTTCTATAGTTTCAATATTTAGGAAGTACTATAAAACTTTAGAAACGTAGAACTTTTATTGGAGGCTCTCTCTTTCATTATATAGAGTttgttagagcaactccaacagcttccccatattttgatttttctctaatttagggaaaaatgagcatattttgctccaacaaattccctataattatccatattttagagaaattgaggaaagagaaaaccgaATTCCCTATacttacagcaatctctaaaatttaaggaagaatatggagattttagagattgctgtaaaatagagaatctgttagagtcagagaagaaaaagatgctaaagttttgacttttgcttccctattatacagaaattatatGGAAGTTGTTGGAGTTGTTCTTACAATTTCTGGTGACCtttaagagcaagtccaccggttgCTTCTTGACCGGTCACCAGCTAGGAAAAGCTGAGGTGGTGACCATGGACGAGAAAAACGCAGCTCCATCGGTAGCTTCTTGACCGGGCAAAATCCCGACTTTCTTGACCGAAGCCAAGAAAAAAGCCAAGGGCCTGACATTTTTCTTGCCCAGCCAAGTCAAAGAGTCAGCTCGGCCCAGCCCTGAACGTGGGTGATGTCAGCACCAAAAAGCATCACAATTTCTCGTCTAGAGCTGCAATCAAGTAAGAAGCGAAGCCTAGAAAACCGGAGAAGTGGCCGGCAGCGAGGAACAACAGAGACAGAAAGAACCCAGAAACACATTCATCAAAACTCGAtcgaattgaaaaactaattatACAGACGTGTAGAGCATGACGAGGGGATGAATTTCCATACCACAAGCAAGCAAATCGGAGACCGGAGTCGCCGGAAAACATCACAGAACCGCCGGAGCAGTCGTTGCTTCTCACCGTCGATTCTCCGTTTCCGTTCAGTGCATGGATGATCCAAGGGCAAGGGGTTGCTGGCGACGGCGAGACGAAGACGAGGGTGTCCGCGCGCCGCTGTGGAGTGGCCGGAGGTGCGATTTCCGGTCAGGTTGGGCTGCGTCTCAGGTCAGAGagcaccgagctctctctctcgaatTTTCCTGTCTCCCACAGTTCAC
It encodes:
- the LOC112168199 gene encoding uncharacterized protein LOC112168199 isoform X1, with the translated sequence MPPTLHQSLDPISHSIPSLISLCSLPSPISPLPSARSPFSLCSNASHPISLLPPSDLSQITHHRTHPIPARSPIGLRSISLCSVSGRSPISIGRSPISIRSISSARSLLGLRSISGRSPLSSGRSPSARSPVDLPPLGLRSVSLLGLSPLLGLPLFDLPLTEPIQSQNASRPHLHLKLKPQSSNFRIKQERLLTAENQRLNEKCEAMQPRQPVSEQRENLACTESSPSSGVDIELFVGLPERRSKH
- the LOC112168199 gene encoding uncharacterized protein LOC112168199 isoform X2; protein product: MPPTLHQSLDPISHSIPSLISLCSLPSPISPLPSARSPFSLCSNASHPISLLPPSDLSQITHHRTHPIPARSPIGLRSISLCSVSGRSPISIGRSPISIRSISSARSLLGLRSISGRSPLSSGRSPSARSPVDLPPLGLRSVSLLGLSPLLGLPLFDLPLTEPIQSQNASRPHLHLKLKPQSSNFRIKQERLLTAENQRLNEKENIML
- the LOC112168197 gene encoding pentatricopeptide repeat-containing protein At4g21065; translation: MVSRQIEALIQRSKSAAHLLQLHSLVLKTGLDHNPKFVSDYINAASSISIGFAKLVFGYVPMSPPPLFAWNSIIRAFAKSPAPIESINFFFELRRIGLRPDYFTYPFVVKACGRCKMVGVGGLVHCVIMKGGFDSDRYIGNALFRMYADCGAVGIARKVFDEMPVRDVVSWSSLIAGYVACDYPLEALRVFREMKLANEKPNSVTLVSLLSACTHLNNIGTGKSIHCYVIVHPIEIDVALGTALIEMYSKCGHVEKAFHIFNSMSEKNLQSWTIMICGLADHGRGNDAILLFSRMEPAGLVPDSMAFSAILSACSHLGLLNEGRQFFNQMVRTYNIEPTMEHYGCLVDLLGRAGLIEEAYEVIKNMPMEPNSVILRSFLGACRNHNVVFPLDDKFRKVLKSESHLGANYVLAANVSSFSGCWSDAADLRLSMKQQGVVKVPGCSWVEVGGSSSGDIIKETVR